A region of Myxococcus stipitatus DSM 14675 DNA encodes the following proteins:
- a CDS encoding ABC transporter permease, with amino-acid sequence MNSPAVVVAERAEEQSSSASSFQEKWGDRLNPLVVKEVRQGLRTRVFWVCFGLMLVACVVLSLIAFVETRDAAFTQHGQGFFLAYFTCLSVVHFIVIPYSAYRSLARERDDETWVLLVLTGLGPRKILRGKMTSFLVQAGLYASAVGPFLLFSYYLNGISLPTILLVLGLGGAWLLFLTVVAVCAATLADGRMGRALIHFAVLGALAVGWGSVMISTGVWMESGSRLLHWDDVAKSVAFSLVWMFAEAWLLFEVAVSRLSLSTENYTQGPRRAVVGQMGIALVGGLLLWWNSGFESDVAEIFGVIGALHLGLVCLFVATDVDGQARALRPATRFYSLFRPGALRGFRLTVLLLVGWCAVWLGIEWAWDDGLTKTLIGRMMTVVMPAYVLLYLSLGIVVGRMGSSDRLSSPAAVRVLIGVLVGLGSGVPPLVAAFLGLDTAHVDLNLLNPVVGMNLFSSTDYDDGMSRALMSWRHVGIVVAVSLIMAFLADRVLSAREKWAHRS; translated from the coding sequence TTGAACTCGCCCGCGGTGGTGGTGGCGGAGCGCGCGGAGGAGCAGTCCTCCAGCGCCAGCTCCTTTCAGGAGAAGTGGGGAGACCGGCTCAACCCGCTGGTGGTGAAGGAGGTCCGTCAGGGCCTGCGCACCCGGGTCTTCTGGGTGTGCTTCGGGCTGATGCTGGTGGCGTGTGTCGTGCTGTCGCTCATCGCCTTCGTGGAGACGCGCGACGCGGCCTTCACGCAGCACGGCCAGGGCTTCTTCCTGGCGTACTTCACCTGCCTGTCGGTGGTTCACTTCATCGTCATTCCGTACAGCGCGTATCGCTCGTTGGCGCGTGAGCGCGACGACGAGACGTGGGTGCTGTTGGTGCTGACGGGCCTGGGGCCTCGGAAGATTCTGCGAGGCAAGATGACGTCCTTCCTGGTGCAGGCGGGACTGTATGCCTCGGCGGTGGGGCCCTTCCTGTTGTTCAGCTACTACCTCAACGGGATTTCACTCCCGACCATCCTCCTGGTGCTGGGGCTGGGGGGCGCGTGGCTGCTGTTCCTGACGGTGGTGGCGGTGTGTGCCGCGACACTGGCGGACGGCCGGATGGGCCGTGCGTTGATTCACTTCGCGGTGCTGGGCGCGCTGGCCGTGGGCTGGGGGTCGGTGATGATCAGCACGGGGGTGTGGATGGAGTCGGGCAGCCGCCTCCTGCACTGGGACGACGTGGCGAAGTCCGTGGCCTTCTCGTTGGTGTGGATGTTCGCGGAGGCGTGGCTGCTGTTCGAGGTGGCCGTGTCCCGGCTGTCGCTCTCCACGGAGAACTACACGCAAGGGCCTCGGCGCGCGGTGGTGGGGCAGATGGGGATTGCGCTGGTGGGCGGCCTGTTGCTCTGGTGGAACTCCGGCTTCGAGTCCGATGTGGCGGAGATCTTCGGCGTCATCGGTGCCCTGCACCTGGGGCTCGTGTGCCTCTTCGTGGCGACGGATGTGGATGGCCAGGCGCGCGCGCTGCGTCCCGCCACGCGGTTCTATTCCCTGTTCCGCCCCGGGGCCTTGCGAGGCTTCCGGTTGACGGTGCTGCTGCTGGTGGGCTGGTGCGCGGTGTGGCTGGGGATTGAGTGGGCTTGGGATGACGGGCTCACGAAGACCCTCATCGGCCGGATGATGACGGTGGTGATGCCGGCGTATGTCCTGCTCTACCTGTCACTGGGGATTGTGGTGGGACGGATGGGGAGCTCGGACCGGCTCTCCTCGCCGGCGGCGGTGCGGGTGTTGATTGGGGTGCTGGTGGGCTTGGGTTCCGGAGTGCCTCCGCTGGTGGCGGCGTTCCTGGGGCTCGATACGGCGCATGTGGACCTCAACCTCCTGAACCCGGTGGTGGGGATGAACCTCTTCAGCTCCACGGACTACGACGATGGGATGAGCCGTGCACTCATGTCGTGGCGGCACGTGGGCATCGTGGTGGCGGTGTCGCTCATCATGGCCTTCCTGGCGGACCGGGTCCTGAGCGCGCGTGAGAAGTGGGCGCATCGGTCGTGA
- a CDS encoding ABC transporter ATP-binding protein, whose product MSALLEVKGLRRDYGALRAVDDVTFQLEAGSILGFIGPNGAGKSTTLRILATLDSPTSGEVLLGGHSLVDTPDRVRPLIGYMPDRYGTYDDVTVYEFLDFFARAYGLTGAKRRQRVDSVMGFTGLGPLADKLTTALSKGMRQRVALGRTLLHDPQLLLLDEPADGLDPRARIELRELLRALADQGKAVIISSHILTELAEICDTCAIIEQGRLLATGKVGDILQQGASVTEVELSVRFAVGADAEAVWSRAERLLLEQPRVARVAREAESLRVSLALEPGAEVRPPDAAAALLAVLVTAGLPVCAFGPRERNLEDAFMTVTKGRLA is encoded by the coding sequence ATGAGTGCGTTGTTGGAGGTGAAGGGGTTGCGGCGCGACTACGGCGCGCTGCGGGCGGTGGATGACGTGACCTTCCAGCTGGAGGCCGGGAGCATCCTGGGCTTCATCGGGCCGAACGGCGCGGGCAAGAGCACCACGCTGCGCATCCTGGCCACGCTGGACTCACCCACGTCGGGCGAGGTGCTGCTCGGCGGACACTCGCTGGTGGACACGCCGGACCGGGTGCGTCCGCTCATCGGTTACATGCCGGACCGGTACGGCACCTACGACGACGTCACCGTCTACGAGTTCCTGGACTTCTTCGCGCGGGCGTATGGCCTGACGGGCGCGAAGCGGCGGCAGCGCGTGGACTCGGTGATGGGCTTCACGGGGCTGGGGCCGCTGGCGGACAAGCTCACCACGGCGCTGTCGAAGGGCATGCGGCAGCGCGTGGCGCTGGGGCGCACGCTGCTGCACGACCCGCAGCTGTTGCTCCTGGACGAGCCCGCGGACGGCCTTGACCCGCGTGCCCGCATCGAGCTGCGCGAGTTGCTGCGCGCGCTGGCGGACCAGGGCAAGGCGGTCATCATCTCCAGCCACATCCTCACGGAGCTGGCGGAAATCTGTGACACCTGCGCCATCATCGAGCAGGGTCGCCTGCTCGCCACGGGCAAGGTGGGGGACATCCTCCAGCAGGGCGCCAGCGTCACCGAGGTGGAGCTGTCGGTGCGCTTCGCGGTGGGCGCGGACGCGGAGGCGGTGTGGTCGCGCGCGGAGCGGCTGTTGTTGGAGCAGCCCCGCGTGGCGCGAGTCGCGCGAGAGGCCGAGTCGCTGCGCGTGAGCCTGGCGCTGGAGCCGGGGGCGGAGGTGAGGCCTCCCGACGCGGCGGCGGCGCTCCTGGCGGTGCTGGTGACGGCGGGCCTGCCGGTGTGTGCCTTTGGTCCGAGGGAGCGCAACCTCGAGGACGCGTTCATGACGGTGACGAAGGGGAGGTTGGCTTGA